A stretch of the Conger conger chromosome 3, fConCon1.1, whole genome shotgun sequence genome encodes the following:
- the dnajc28 gene encoding dnaJ homolog subfamily C member 28 isoform X1, which yields MTPHTGELPVCAPVSVVLLVVHELLRVLCQESLGVALPPQRLIGAAALVDLHRGESQAEQQRLRRQDVEEQRHIVQSLGRERRSGGAVVRCALRAVLTPPRGPSAVRQLSHTPKGRGLRESYRLLQLPEAPPLSRAQVQEAYLRLAKLYHPDSGTPTANPALFSQLQDAYRNVLAHLAVQEEEEEEEEEEEPRGQMAQHRQYLSYEGVALGPPSQRERVYRQRRADRAAERVLQYRLREQERAAAAAEGAVAAPEGGRGRGRPARITQAVERLVEDLIQESMARGDFQNLSGAGKPLAKFDYNPYADPATHNLNRILMDNGYQPQWIAAQKDIHATSERLRQGLLGCRAGFGEPPTPSEQARWDEHCRAFAQNLARLNKMVDDFNLIVPLLSKQMLHYSLERELSRALRTDRERREREREREREREREREREREREREREREREREREKMEEKEKVRASGQGFLSWVQSLLK from the exons ATGACTCCTCATACAGGTGAGCTacctgtgtgtgctcctgtgtcaGTCGTCCTTCTTGTTGTCCATGAGCTCCTGCGTGTGCTGTGCCAGGAGTCTCTGGGCGTCGCGCTCCCTCCTCAGCGCCTCATCGGCGCGGCGGCTCTGGTAGATCTTCACCGCGGCGAATCCCAGGCAGAGCAGCAGCGTCTTCGCCGCCAGGATGTAGAAGAGCAGCGGCACATTGTCCAGAGCCTGGGGAGAGAGCGCCGGAGCg ggggcgctgtggtgcGGTGTGCGCTCCGGGCTGTCCTGACTCCCCCTCGAGGCCCCTCTGCTGTCCGTCAGCTTAGCCACACCCCCAAGGGGAGGGGCCTGAGGGAGAGCTACCGCCTCCTGCAGCTGCCTGAAGCCCCGCCCCTCAGCCGGGCCCAGGTGCAGGAGGCCTACCTGCGATTGGCCAAGCTCTACCACCCCGACTCGGGCACGCCCACCGCCAACCCAGCCCTCTTCTCCCAGCTCCAGGACGCCTACCGGAACGTTCTGGCTCACCTCGCcgtgcaggaggaggaagaggaggaagaggaagaggaggagccgaGGGGTCAGATGGCCCAGCACAGGCAGTACCTGAGCTACGAGGGTGTGGCCTTGGGCCCGCCCAGCCAGCGGGAGCGCGTGTACCGGCAGCGCCGGGCGGACCGGGCCGCGGAGCGGGTTCTGCAGTACCGCCTGCGGGAGCAGGAGCGCGCGGCCGCCGCGGCGGAGGGGGCAGTGGCGGCTCCAGAGGGCGGGCGTGGGCGTGGCCGGCCGGCCCGGATCACGCAGGCCGTGGAGCGCCTGGTGGAGGACCTCATCCAGGAGTCCATGGCCCGTGGAGACTTCCAGAACCTCAGCGGCGCCGGGAAACCACTCGCCAAGTTCGACTACAACCCCTACGCCGACCCCGCCACCCACAACCTCAACCGCATCCTCATGGACAACGGCTACCAGCCGCAGTGGATCGCGGCGCAGAAGGACATCCATGCGACGTCGGAGAGGCTGAGGCAGGGGCTCCTAGGGTGCAGGGCCGGGTTTGGGGAGCCCCCGACCCCCTCGGAGCAGGCCCGCTGGGACGAGCACTGCCGGGCCTTCGCCCAGAACCTGGCCCGCCTCAACAAGATGGTGGACGACTTCAACCTGATCGTCCCACTGCTCAGCAAGCAGATGCTCCACTACAGCCTGGAGCGGGAGCTGAGCCGAGCCCTACGCACCGAccgggagaggagggagagggagagagagagggagagggagagggagagggagagggagagggagagggagagagagagagagagagagagggagagggagagggagagagagaagatggaggagaaggagaaggtgagGGCGAGTGGGCAGGGGTTCTTATCCTGGGTACAAAGCCTGCTGAAGTGA
- the dnajc28 gene encoding dnaJ homolog subfamily C member 28 isoform X2 produces the protein MALGLYGGAVVRCALRAVLTPPRGPSAVRQLSHTPKGRGLRESYRLLQLPEAPPLSRAQVQEAYLRLAKLYHPDSGTPTANPALFSQLQDAYRNVLAHLAVQEEEEEEEEEEEPRGQMAQHRQYLSYEGVALGPPSQRERVYRQRRADRAAERVLQYRLREQERAAAAAEGAVAAPEGGRGRGRPARITQAVERLVEDLIQESMARGDFQNLSGAGKPLAKFDYNPYADPATHNLNRILMDNGYQPQWIAAQKDIHATSERLRQGLLGCRAGFGEPPTPSEQARWDEHCRAFAQNLARLNKMVDDFNLIVPLLSKQMLHYSLERELSRALRTDRERREREREREREREREREREREREREREREREREREKMEEKEKVRASGQGFLSWVQSLLK, from the exons ATGGCGCTCGGGTTGTACG ggggcgctgtggtgcGGTGTGCGCTCCGGGCTGTCCTGACTCCCCCTCGAGGCCCCTCTGCTGTCCGTCAGCTTAGCCACACCCCCAAGGGGAGGGGCCTGAGGGAGAGCTACCGCCTCCTGCAGCTGCCTGAAGCCCCGCCCCTCAGCCGGGCCCAGGTGCAGGAGGCCTACCTGCGATTGGCCAAGCTCTACCACCCCGACTCGGGCACGCCCACCGCCAACCCAGCCCTCTTCTCCCAGCTCCAGGACGCCTACCGGAACGTTCTGGCTCACCTCGCcgtgcaggaggaggaagaggaggaagaggaagaggaggagccgaGGGGTCAGATGGCCCAGCACAGGCAGTACCTGAGCTACGAGGGTGTGGCCTTGGGCCCGCCCAGCCAGCGGGAGCGCGTGTACCGGCAGCGCCGGGCGGACCGGGCCGCGGAGCGGGTTCTGCAGTACCGCCTGCGGGAGCAGGAGCGCGCGGCCGCCGCGGCGGAGGGGGCAGTGGCGGCTCCAGAGGGCGGGCGTGGGCGTGGCCGGCCGGCCCGGATCACGCAGGCCGTGGAGCGCCTGGTGGAGGACCTCATCCAGGAGTCCATGGCCCGTGGAGACTTCCAGAACCTCAGCGGCGCCGGGAAACCACTCGCCAAGTTCGACTACAACCCCTACGCCGACCCCGCCACCCACAACCTCAACCGCATCCTCATGGACAACGGCTACCAGCCGCAGTGGATCGCGGCGCAGAAGGACATCCATGCGACGTCGGAGAGGCTGAGGCAGGGGCTCCTAGGGTGCAGGGCCGGGTTTGGGGAGCCCCCGACCCCCTCGGAGCAGGCCCGCTGGGACGAGCACTGCCGGGCCTTCGCCCAGAACCTGGCCCGCCTCAACAAGATGGTGGACGACTTCAACCTGATCGTCCCACTGCTCAGCAAGCAGATGCTCCACTACAGCCTGGAGCGGGAGCTGAGCCGAGCCCTACGCACCGAccgggagaggagggagagggagagagagagggagagggagagggagagggagagggagagggagagggagagagagagagagagagagagggagagggagagggagagagagaagatggaggagaaggagaaggtgagGGCGAGTGGGCAGGGGTTCTTATCCTGGGTACAAAGCCTGCTGAAGTGA
- the LOC133124931 gene encoding protein downstream neighbor of son homolog gives MSEQAGYSPSFKRPSDILRLRRKRARSEGVGSGARNASGSPALSVPGVRPFSPGSQPGGPPRPGGVKRRNPFANLENTYNSPKKRALARSEGNPDSLGCKPLIDAERENQGDHPARRDTPLFTERLLHAEKRSQLEPSKKEVFVSDDSLFEDDLLADEKISAQISTDLRCCGPTDTAPPVCEEYPADWSLKTRLLFTSPLSFCWAEQLKAQEEAQGLSQHCRATHLPLPQNIQDPRCSPALRCSLPQALQLWQHPSLPWLPLFPRMGSQRGFSGKSTPWANDPALQQSLMSEWSVSFTSLYSLLKAQLCPYFYLCSHQLTALFRAPGLGGADSITAVLSPTTRGLREAMRAEGIEFTLPLLEEKKKCRDQSSPQSQPGEHTTEPKELRMAEDEEEEAYGEDDDDDDDEDGGFSWLKEMGVQDKIKKPDSISIKLHKEHREVRLDRRPESLVLVRGSDSFTLLNFLLGCKSLVASAGPQAGLPPTLLAPTAFRGATLHTLKARSVKVKTRVGAGFQDVSSLEVTGPVMPHALHALTLLLRPAQRGAFSTTLYPHEPTAVFNTPGPDAEQHAQDVAVRGLGGCGLHPSTLRQLVQPSPLEQRALRHLHMKDYSYTWSS, from the exons atgtcgGAACAAGCTGGCTACTCTCCCAGCTTCAAGAGACCGTCTGATATCCTGCGTCTGAGAAGGAAGCGGGCCCGCAGCGAGGGAGTCGGCTCCGGCGCCCGGAATGCAAGCGGTAGTCCTGCGTTATCTGTGCCCGGGGTCCGTCCCTTCTCGCCCGGCTCTCAGCCCGGTGGCCCGCCTCGCCCCGGCGGCGTGAAGCGCAGGAACCCGTTCGCCAACCTCGAAAACACATACAACAGCCCGAAGAAGAGAGCCTTGGCGCGGTCCGAGGGAAATCCGGACTCTCTCGGGTGTAAACCTTTAATCGACGCCGAGAGAGAGAACCAGGGGGATCACCCAGCTCGCCGGGACACTCCGCTGTTCACGGAACGGCTCCTCCACGCCGAGAAACGCAGCCAGCTCGAGCCGAGCAAG AAAGAAGTCTTTGTCTCCGACGATTCTCTCTTTGAAGATGATTTGTTGGCTGACGAGAAAATATCTGCCCAAATATCGACA GACCTGCGATGCTGTGGCCCCACTGACACGGCGCCCCCTGTCTGTGAGGAGTACCCGGCGGACTGGAGCCTGAAGACGCGCCTCCTCTTCACCTCCCCGCTCTCCTTCTGCTGGGCGGAGCAGCTGAAGGCCCAGGAGGAGGCGCAGGGCCTGAGCCAGCACTGCCGCGCCACCCACCTCCCGTTACCCCAAAACATACAG GACCCCCGCTGCAGCCCGGCGCTGCGCTGCTCCCTGCCCCAGGCCCTGCAGCTCTGGCAGCACCCCTCCCTGCCCTGGCTGCCCCTCTTCCCCCGCATGGGCTCCCAGAGGGGCTTCTCAGGCAAGAGCACCCCCTGGGCCAACGACCCGGCACTGCAGCAGAGTCTGATGAGCGAGTG GTCTGTGAGCTTCACGTCTCTGTACAGTCTGCTGAAGGCGCAGCTCTGCCCGTATTTCTACCTCTGCTCGCACCAGCTCACCGCTCTGTTCCGCGCCCCCGGACTGGGCGGGGCCGACTCCATCACTGCAGTGCTGTCacccaccaccagggggctgcGCGAGGCCATGAGGGccgagg GGATTGAGTTTACACTCCCCCTActagaggagaagaagaagtgCCGGGATCAAAGCTCTCCACAAAGTCAGCCTGGAGAACACACGACTGa GCCCAAAGAGCTGAGGATGGctgaggatgaagaggaggaagccTATGgcgaggatgatgatgatgatgatgatgaagatggtggGTTCTCCTGGCTGAAGGAGATGGGGGTTCAGGACAAAATAAAGAAGCCAGATTCCATCTCCATCAAACT ccataaggagcacagggaggtgaGGCTGGACCGTCGGCCGGAGTCTCTGGTCCTGGTGCGGGGCTCAGACAGCTTCACTCTGCTCAACTTCCTGCTGGGCTGTAAGAGCCTGGTGGCCTCTGCTGGGCCCCAGGCCggcctcccccccaccctgctgGCCCCCACCGCCTTCCGGGGGGCCACACTGCACACGCTCAAG gcACGCAGTGTGAAGGTGAAGACGCGGGTGGGGGCGGGGTTCCAGGACGTGAGCAGCCTGGAGGTGACGGGGCCGGTGATGCCGCACGCCCTGCATGCCCTCACCCTGCTCCTCCGCCCGGCCCAGAGAGGGGCCTTCtccaccaccctgtacccccacGAGCCCACCGCCGTCTTCAACACCCCCGGCCCTGACGCAGAGCAGCACGCACAG GACGTGGCGGTgcggggtttgggggggtgtggCCTGCACCCCAGCACCCTGAGGCAGCTGGTCCAGCCCTCCCCCCTGGAACAGAGAGCCCTGAGACATCTTCACATGAAGGACTACTCCTACACCTGGAGCTCctga